The Coccidioides posadasii str. Silveira chromosome 2, complete sequence genomic interval CTCCAAAAGTCGATGCTTTCCGTTCAATAACGGGTCAAAATGGCCTCAAACACCATGGTGGAGCGGTGTCCATGTTTACAAAGATTCGATCGGGGGCAAGCCCGGATAATGGGCTTGCTTTGACATTAAGGCGGCGAACCACTATGATATCCATTCCCAACACATACACAGGCCCGCATCCATCTTCGGGGGTTGTTATAGGCGCCCTGATCGGCGCGGTGGGAAGCTTCGTGTTGATCTTAGgcattcttcttttttcgtTAAACCGCAGAAGGATTAGCGAATCGGAGTCTGTAGTGACATCCGAAG includes:
- a CDS encoding uncharacterized protein (TransMembrane:1 (o76-99i)); this encodes MPPKPSLIASGPPKVDAFRSITGQNGLKHHGGAVSMFTKIRSGASPDNGLALTLRRRTTMISIPNTYTGPHPSSGVVIGALIGAVGSFVLILGILLFSLNRRRISESESVVTSEATRSRHSNARSYRRRTPEIVEPRESVTASMTEEDYIDVYEEDDSFVDSPRRDRYTSRWRSVDPGEYGRGRRHMR